Proteins from one Cicer arietinum cultivar CDC Frontier isolate Library 1 chromosome 3, Cicar.CDCFrontier_v2.0, whole genome shotgun sequence genomic window:
- the LOC101496424 gene encoding omega-hydroxypalmitate O-feruloyl transferase: MENAKANENGYKINVKLMSEPTFVQPYEETKKGMYFLSNLDQNIAVIVRTVYCFEKAEKGNENCFEVIKNALKKVLVDYYPLAGRLSISEEGKLIVDCTGEGALFVEAEANCLMEEIGDITKPDPRTLGMLVYDIPGAKHILQMPPLVAQVTKFKCGGFSLGLCMNHCMFDGIGAMEFVNSWGEVARNLPLSIPPILDRKILEARNPPKIEHLHQEFADIKDKSNTSSLYEDEMVYRSFCFDPEKLKNLKKKAMEDNAIESCTTFEVLSAFVWIARTQALKMLPEQETKLLFAVDGRAKFEPKLPKGYFGNGIVLTNAVCKAGEITNKPLSCTVKVIQDAIKMVNDSYMRSAIDYFEVTRARPSLACTLLITTWSRLGFHTTNFGWGEPVLSGPVSLPEKEVILFLSHGQERRNINVLLGLPAPVMKIFQDLMMHI; the protein is encoded by the exons ATGGAAAATGCAAAGGCAAATGAAAATGGTTACAAAATTAACGTAAAGTTAATGAGTGAACCAACATTTGTGCAACCTTATGaagaaacaaagaaaggaaTGTATTTCCTATCAAACCTTGACCAAAACATCGCGGTGATAGTTCGAACCGTTTATTGTTTCGAAAAAGCCGAGAAAGGGAATGAGAATTGCTTTGAAGTGATTAAGAATGCATTGAAGAAGGTTCTTGTTGATTATTATCCACTTGCTGGGAGATTAAGTATAAGTGAAGAGGGTAAGTTAATTGTGGATTGTACAGGGGAAGGTGCTCTGTTTGTTGAGGCTGAAGCTAATTGTTTAATGGAAGAGATTGGTGATATTACAAAACCTGATCCAAGGACTCTTGGTATGCTTGTTTATGATATTCCTGGTGCTAAACATATTCTTCAGATGCCTCCTTTGGTTGCTCAG GTAACCAAGTTCAAATGTGGAGGTTTTTCTCTTGGACTATGCATGAACCATTGTATGTTTGATGGAATTGGAGCTATGGAGTTTGTGAACTCATGGGGAGAAGTAGCAAGAAATCTACCTCTCTCCATCCCTCCAATTCTCGACCGAAAGATACTCGAGGCGCGAAACCCGCCAAAGATAGAACATTTACATCAAGAATTTGCTGACATTAAAGACAAATCCAACACAAGTAGTTTATATGAAGATGAAATGGTGTATAGATCCTTCTGTTTTGATCCTGAGAAACTAAAAAACCTCAAGAAAAAAGCTATGGAAGATAATGCAATTGAATCTTGCACAACTTTTGAAGTTCTTTCAGCTTTTGTTTGGATTGCAAGAACACAAGCACTTAAAATGTTACCAGAACAAGAAACAAAGCTTCTTTTTGCTGTTGATGGAAGGGCTAAATTTGAACCAAAACTTCCAAAAGGGTATTTTGGGAATGGAATTGTGTTAACAAATGCGGTTTGTAAAGCAGGTGAAATAACAAATAAGCCCTTGTCATGCACTGTGAAAGTTATTCAAGACGCAATAAAAATGGTAAATGATAGTTACATGAGATCAGCTATTGATTATTTTGAGGTAACAAGAGCTAGGCCTTCTTTGGCATGTACACTTTTGATCACAACTTGGTCTAGGCTTGGTTTTCATACTACTAATTTTGGTTGGGGCGAACCGGTCCTTTCTGGACCGGTTTCGTTGCCGGAAAAGGAAGTGATTTTGTTCCTTTCACATGGACAAGAGAGGAGGAACATTAATGTGCTTCTTGGTTTGCCTGCTCCAGTCATGAAGATATTCCAAGATTTGATGATGCATATTTAg